One segment of Arthrobacter sp. MMS18-M83 DNA contains the following:
- a CDS encoding amino acid transporter produces the protein MTTLTRPPTEPSDRRKPAGEIKQGQFKRWLLDGMPETSGKRQGPHGKPDEDHTPQSWWKVMCLTGVDYFSTLGYQPAIAALAAGIVSPLATIVLVAVTLLGALPVYRRVACESPRGEGSIAMLERLLPRWGGKLFVLALLGFAATDFMITMTLSAADASAHAIENPFAPEWLHGQEIAITLALIAGLAVVFLRGFKEAINVAVVLVGVYLVLNAVVVVVGLTHVVTEAHVVTDWWAALNQQHGNPLIMVGIALLVFPKLALGLSGFETGVAVMPQIKGSPSDTEANPAGRIRGTHKLLTTAALIMSAFLVASSFITTFLIPAAEFQPGGKADGRALAFLAHQFLGDGFGTVYDISTIAILWFAGASAMAGLLNLVPRYLPRFGMAPAWTKAVRPLVLVFTAVAFIITLVFKANVEAQGGAYATGVLVLMTSASIAVTLSARRKMQKGKTIAFGAVAVVFAYTTVANVVERPDGIRIAALFILGIVLVSFASRVRRSFELRATHIKMDKMALEFTAANEEGPIRIIAHEPKRLSADRYELKLQHAQQANHLPKDSDAIFIEIIVDDSSDFEQELLVEGKRRHGFKILEIHSNNVPNTLAAVLLHIRDVTGLMPHIYFRWTEGNPIANLSKFLFFGEGEIAPVTREVLREAEPDITRRPWVHVG, from the coding sequence GTGACAACGCTGACCAGGCCGCCTACCGAACCCTCTGACCGGCGCAAACCCGCGGGCGAAATCAAACAGGGGCAATTCAAGCGATGGCTGCTTGACGGCATGCCCGAGACGTCGGGAAAGCGCCAAGGTCCGCACGGAAAACCAGACGAGGACCACACGCCCCAGTCTTGGTGGAAGGTCATGTGCCTCACCGGCGTCGACTACTTCTCCACCCTCGGCTACCAACCTGCCATTGCGGCACTTGCGGCCGGCATCGTCTCACCGCTGGCCACGATCGTCCTGGTCGCCGTCACCCTGCTTGGCGCGTTGCCGGTCTATCGCAGGGTTGCTTGCGAGAGCCCACGCGGCGAAGGCTCCATCGCGATGCTAGAGCGCCTCCTCCCGCGCTGGGGCGGCAAACTCTTCGTCCTGGCACTGCTGGGCTTCGCGGCCACGGACTTCATGATCACCATGACCCTATCCGCAGCAGATGCGAGCGCCCACGCGATCGAAAATCCGTTCGCGCCGGAGTGGCTCCACGGGCAGGAAATCGCCATCACCTTGGCGCTCATCGCCGGCCTTGCCGTGGTGTTCCTGCGCGGATTCAAGGAAGCCATCAACGTCGCCGTCGTGCTCGTGGGCGTATATCTGGTGCTGAATGCCGTCGTCGTCGTTGTCGGCCTGACGCACGTGGTGACCGAGGCACATGTGGTGACCGACTGGTGGGCCGCCCTGAACCAGCAACACGGAAACCCATTGATCATGGTGGGCATCGCGCTCCTGGTCTTCCCGAAACTCGCACTGGGCCTCTCAGGCTTCGAGACCGGCGTCGCAGTCATGCCGCAAATCAAGGGCAGCCCGAGCGACACGGAAGCGAATCCTGCGGGCCGCATCCGCGGCACCCACAAACTGCTCACGACGGCGGCGCTCATCATGAGTGCCTTCTTGGTGGCCTCGAGCTTCATCACGACGTTCCTGATTCCGGCCGCTGAATTCCAGCCCGGAGGGAAAGCAGACGGACGAGCCCTCGCATTCCTTGCGCACCAATTCTTGGGCGACGGCTTCGGCACGGTCTATGACATCAGCACCATCGCCATCTTGTGGTTCGCTGGCGCCTCCGCCATGGCCGGCTTGCTGAACCTTGTGCCGCGCTATTTGCCACGCTTCGGCATGGCCCCGGCCTGGACCAAGGCCGTCCGACCGCTGGTCCTGGTCTTCACTGCCGTTGCCTTCATCATCACGCTTGTCTTCAAAGCCAATGTGGAAGCCCAAGGCGGCGCCTACGCCACAGGGGTGCTGGTCCTCATGACCTCGGCCTCGATCGCGGTCACCCTGTCCGCCCGCAGGAAGATGCAGAAGGGCAAGACCATCGCATTCGGCGCGGTGGCTGTGGTCTTCGCTTACACCACGGTGGCTAACGTGGTGGAGCGACCGGATGGCATCAGGATCGCGGCGCTGTTCATCCTTGGCATTGTCCTGGTGAGCTTCGCGTCGCGGGTACGCCGTTCCTTCGAACTGCGCGCCACGCACATCAAGATGGACAAGATGGCGCTCGAATTCACGGCCGCCAATGAGGAAGGTCCCATCCGGATCATCGCCCACGAGCCAAAGCGGCTGAGCGCCGATCGGTACGAGTTGAAGCTGCAGCACGCCCAACAGGCCAACCACCTGCCGAAAGACAGCGACGCGATCTTCATCGAAATCATCGTGGATGACAGCTCCGACTTTGAGCAGGAACTCCTGGTGGAAGGCAAGCGCCGGCACGGCTTCAAGATCCTGGAGATCCACAGCAACAATGTGCCCAACACGCTGGCCGCGGTGCTACTCCACATCCGCGACGTCACAGGTCTCATGCCGCACATCTATTTCCGCTGGACCGAAGGCAATCCGATCGCCAACCTGAGCAAATTCCTATTTTTCGGCGAGGGTGAGATTGCCCCGGTAACCCGCGAAGTGCTGCGGGAAGCCGAACCGGACATCACGCGCAGGCCTTGGGTGCACGTGGGCTGA
- a CDS encoding helix-turn-helix domain-containing protein: protein MKALPVEPSNVPVAIGSRIRAARQSQRLTIEQVADATGLTKGFLSRVERDLTSPSVASLVTLCQVLSVSIGELFAAPETHLTRRDDGPRISLGGQGIVERLLTARSERRLQILQATIEPRGRGEAELYAVDCDVDVLHVVKGRIKLILTNEEYELGEGDTLSFPGREPHTWVNPTDEPVEVLWILVPAASR, encoded by the coding sequence ATGAAGGCTCTCCCCGTTGAACCAAGCAATGTACCCGTTGCCATCGGTTCCAGAATCCGTGCCGCCCGCCAATCGCAGCGGCTCACCATCGAACAGGTCGCGGATGCCACCGGCCTGACCAAGGGTTTCCTGAGCCGCGTCGAGCGGGACCTGACATCGCCGTCGGTTGCTTCCCTTGTGACGCTTTGCCAAGTCCTTTCAGTTTCAATTGGCGAGCTATTTGCCGCCCCCGAAACGCACTTGACCCGGCGGGACGATGGTCCGCGGATTTCGCTCGGTGGGCAGGGGATCGTGGAGCGGCTCCTGACCGCCCGCTCAGAGCGGCGGCTGCAGATTCTGCAGGCAACCATCGAACCCCGGGGCCGCGGAGAAGCCGAGCTTTACGCCGTTGATTGCGACGTCGATGTCCTGCACGTGGTCAAGGGGCGCATCAAGTTGATCCTCACCAATGAGGAGTACGAGCTCGGGGAGGGGGACACCTTGTCCTTCCCGGGCCGCGAGCCCCACACCTGGGTCAACCCCACGGACGAGCCCGTTGAGGTGCTCTGGATACTGGTGCCGGCAGCCAGCCGCTGA
- a CDS encoding P-II family nitrogen regulator, whose protein sequence is MKLVTAIVRPERIDEVREALERFGVNGMTVSQANGYGQQRGHMEVYRGAEYNSDLLPKIRVEVLATDDLVDGIVDAIISGASTGQFGDGKIWTIDVSQAVRVRTGERGASAIS, encoded by the coding sequence GTGAAGCTCGTTACCGCGATAGTGCGGCCGGAGAGGATCGACGAGGTCCGTGAAGCCCTGGAGCGGTTCGGAGTCAACGGGATGACGGTGAGCCAAGCGAACGGCTACGGCCAACAGCGGGGTCACATGGAGGTCTACCGCGGGGCGGAGTACAACTCCGATCTCCTCCCGAAAATCCGGGTGGAGGTACTGGCCACGGACGATCTAGTGGACGGAATCGTGGACGCCATCATCTCCGGCGCCAGTACGGGCCAGTTTGGGGACGGCAAGATCTGGACCATCGACGTGTCCCAGGCGGTACGCGTCCGGACCGGGGAGCGTGGGGCCTCCGCGATCAGCTAG
- a CDS encoding ammonium transporter, translated as MNSAFFSVGLDVSPQTLDPGATAWMLAASALVLLMTPGLAFFYGGLVRMKSVLNIMMMSFGAIGVVAVVWALWGYGLAFGPDTLGGFIGDPFANFGLSGLTSVIGGKAPGLPDMVFVGFQATFAIITVALISGAVAERVRFGPWLLFAGLWVTLVYGPIAHWVWGGGLFGSTGIIGSKISALDFAGGTVVHMNAGMAGLMLAVVLGKRLGFMKDPNIRPHNLPFVMLGAGLLWFGWFGFNAGSELAADGIAALAWTNTLLATSAALLGWLLVERLRDGHATSLGAASGAVAGLVAVTPACGFVDPIGALVIGVVAGAVCALAIGLKFKIGLDDSLDVVAVHFVGGLWGTLSLGFFAVPSAKTEGGLFYGGGLTQFWPQILTALMVTAWTAIMTTLIGLAIHKTVGMRVKEHEELAGIDITEHAETAYELVMVGGSFNPGEPQNGKTPPSASKVEETELSRSRAST; from the coding sequence ATGAACTCAGCATTCTTTAGCGTAGGGCTGGATGTGAGCCCCCAGACCCTGGATCCCGGCGCAACAGCCTGGATGCTTGCAGCTTCCGCCCTCGTCCTTCTCATGACGCCAGGTTTGGCGTTCTTCTACGGCGGCCTGGTCAGGATGAAGTCCGTCCTCAACATCATGATGATGAGCTTTGGCGCCATTGGCGTGGTCGCGGTGGTTTGGGCCCTGTGGGGTTACGGACTAGCGTTCGGCCCGGATACCCTGGGCGGCTTCATCGGAGATCCCTTCGCGAACTTCGGACTCAGCGGTTTGACCAGCGTCATCGGTGGGAAAGCCCCGGGGCTGCCGGACATGGTCTTCGTCGGATTCCAAGCGACTTTCGCCATCATCACGGTCGCCCTGATCAGTGGCGCGGTGGCTGAACGAGTCAGGTTTGGCCCATGGCTGCTGTTTGCCGGCCTCTGGGTCACCCTCGTCTACGGGCCTATTGCCCACTGGGTCTGGGGTGGCGGCCTCTTTGGATCCACCGGGATCATCGGCAGCAAGATCTCAGCCCTTGACTTTGCCGGTGGCACGGTAGTGCACATGAACGCCGGCATGGCCGGGCTCATGCTTGCAGTAGTGCTCGGCAAACGGCTCGGATTCATGAAGGACCCCAACATTCGGCCGCACAACCTCCCCTTCGTGATGCTCGGGGCCGGCTTGCTGTGGTTCGGGTGGTTCGGCTTCAACGCCGGTTCGGAACTGGCAGCTGACGGAATCGCCGCGCTCGCCTGGACAAACACCCTCCTGGCCACGAGCGCCGCGCTCCTGGGCTGGCTTCTCGTAGAGCGGCTCCGCGATGGCCATGCGACGTCCCTCGGTGCCGCGTCCGGCGCCGTCGCGGGCTTGGTGGCAGTTACTCCGGCGTGTGGATTCGTGGATCCCATTGGCGCTCTCGTCATTGGTGTCGTCGCGGGTGCCGTCTGCGCACTAGCCATCGGGCTGAAGTTCAAGATCGGCCTGGACGACTCCCTGGATGTGGTTGCCGTGCACTTTGTCGGTGGCCTGTGGGGAACCCTCTCCTTGGGATTCTTCGCCGTACCCTCGGCCAAGACTGAAGGCGGCCTCTTCTACGGCGGCGGCCTGACTCAATTCTGGCCCCAGATATTGACTGCGCTGATGGTCACCGCATGGACGGCGATCATGACCACGCTCATTGGGCTCGCCATCCACAAGACAGTGGGCATGCGCGTCAAAGAGCACGAGGAACTGGCGGGCATCGATATCACGGAGCACGCGGAAACCGCATACGAGCTGGTGATGGTCGGCGGATCCTTCAACCCCGGGGAACCACAGAACGGCAAAACGCCCCCGTCGGCAAGCAAGGTCGAGGAAACGGAGCTGAGCCGTAGCAGGGCCTCGACGTGA